The Dyadobacter sp. 676 DNA window CCCAACGGGCAAACGACAGTTTACGGCCATTTGCTGAAATTCAGCGACCCGCTGGCATCATGGGTACGTCAGGAACAATACAAAAAGCAGACATTTGAAATCGACCTGTTTCCCGAAGCGGGCCGGTTTACATTCAGGAAGGGCGAGGTAATCGCGCTTTCGGGTAACACGGGTGGTTCCGCCGGTCCGCATTTGCATTTCGAAGTGCGCGATTCGAAAGATAATTACCTGAACCCGCTGTATTTTGGATTTAACGAGATCAAGGACGTTACACCGCCGAAATTCGTGAGCCTGGCTATCCGTCCGCTGGATATCAACGGCCGGGTTAACGGGCAGTTCGACAGGAGAGTTTACACGCCCGTAAAACTCAAAGACGGCACCTGGCGCTTGCAGGAGCCGGTTTCCGCGACGGGCATCGTCGGGCTGGACCTGATAGCCTACGACCAGATGACCGGCACCGGTTTCCGTTATGGTTTGCAATGCATCGAGATCAAGATGGACGGGCAGGAAGTGTTTTCCTACAACATTGAAGTATTTCCAAACGCCTCGACGCGCGATTATAACAACCTGATCGACTATGAAACCGAGCAGGCGACGGGCCAGCGCTTTCTGAAATGCTACGTTCCCGATGGCAATCGGTTTAATTTATATAAAACCAATGCGATCAACGGGAAGCTGAATATTGCCGATACGCTGAGCCACGAGGTGAAAGTGCGGATTTCGGATTCGTACGAGAACTTTTCGGAGCTGGTATTTACGATCAAAGGAGAGGTACAAAACCAGCCCCTGCCGGTTTTTAACACCGAAGTGAACCCGGAATATGTGCAAACGGAAGTCAGGGAGAATACATTGGTGGTGAAAGCCAAATATTACCGAAGCCAGGAGCCGTTGGCAATATTCTATGTAAAGGGAAAAGAAGAGAAAAAAGCGCCGAACCTGTATGCGGGCGAATCGGCTGTCTTTCTGGCTGATTTGAGGGAGCAGATGCCGGACTCGGTCAAAATCGGGTCGACGACCGTGAAGACTTTCCTGCGTAGCCGGATATTGCCCGGCGTCGCGACGTCATTCGCGGAGGAGAAATGGTCGGTGGATTTTAATAATACCAGCTTGTTCGATACGCTCTTCCTGATGGGGCAACGCAATTTCAACGCATTGACCATCAATAACCGCGGCACTGCATTGAATGACTACATTCACGTCACGTTCACGCCCGAAAAAGCGCCGGAGGACAAATCGCGCACGTATGTGTACCGTTACCTGAATGGTGATTACCGGTTCCTAGGAGGTGAATGGGATGGCGACAGGATTCGTTTCGACACCCGCGAACTGGGTACGTTTGTGATTCAGCAGGATACCGTCCCGCCGCGTGTACGCGTGATCGAGCATAGCAGGCATCGCATTCGCGGGTATGTTGGCGACGGGTTGTCGGGGATCGCCAATTTTAAGGCGTTGGTGAACGGCGAATGGTTTTTATTGAATTATGATTTCAAAAAAGGCTATATCTGGTCGGAGAAACTCGATGACTCCCGGCCATTTGAAGGAGAACTCGTGCTGGAAGTGACGGATAGGGCGGGAAATAGTACTATCTTGCGAACAGAATTGGTGGACCTGGTTGTTAAACCCAAGAAAACCAGAAAACGTAGAAGATAGATTATGGGACTACAAATCGGTGACCCCGCACCCGCATTTTCAGTAAAAGACCAGGATGGAAAAGAAGTAAAACTGTCGGATTTGAAAGGAGAAAAAGTCGTTTTGTACTTTTACCCGAAGGATAATACGCCAACGTGCACCAATCAGGCCTGCAATATCCGCGATAATTACGGGGCACTCCTGAAAAAAGGTTACAAGGTGTTCGGGGTAAGCCCCGACAGCGAGAAATCGCACCAGCGGTTTATCAAAAAATATGGCCTCCCCTTTCCCCTTCTGGCAGACGCGGATCACAAAATGGCAGAAGCCTACGGCGTATGGGGAGAAAAAACATTGTTCGGACGGACCTATATGGGTGTACTTCGCACAACTTTCGTCATCAACAAAAAAGGGATCATCGAGGAGATCATTTCCAAAGTGGAATCGTCGAAACACACTGATCAAATTCTTGGAAAAACTGAATAAGAATCAGTCATTTTAACATTCCGAATAGCAGGAGATTTACGCCGCCTAAATCGTCCCGCTTCGGGTAACCCGATTAAGGACAGTCCAATAGAAAATAAATAAAAATGGAAATTGAACAATTAGAAAAAGTAGCATCCCAGGTTCGCAGGGACATCGTACGAATGGTACATGGTTGTCAGTCGGGACACCCTGGCGGGTCGCTGGGCTGCACCGAATTGTTGGTAGCATTGTATTTTGAGCGCATGAAGCTTAAAGAGCAGGATGGCAAGGTCGTATTCGATATGAACGGCAGGGACGAAGACCTTTTCTTCCTTTCGAATGGCCACATTTCCCCGGTTTGGTACAGCGTGCTGGCACGCAGGGGATATTTTCCCGTATCAGAGCTGGCTACTTTCCGTAAGCTGGACTCACGTCTGCAAGGACATCCCACCACGCACGAGCACCTCGAAGGTATCCGCATCGCGTCGGGCTCGCTGGGTCAGGGGTTGTCGGTCGCATTGGGCGCCGCAACGGCCAAGAAATTGAATAACGACAAAGGAATCGTATATGTACTGATGGGCGACGGCGAGCAGCAGGAAGGCCAGGTTTGGGAAGCCGCTACTTTCGCGCCGCATCACCAGGTGGATAATCTCATCGCATTCATCGACCTGAACGGCCAGCAAATCGATGGCCCGACCGTCAAGGTAATGAACAACCGCGACCTGGGTGCCAAATACGAGGCATTCGGATGGGAAGTAATCTCGATCGAAGAAGGAAACGACATGGCGGCGGTACTGAAAGGCCTGTACGAAGCCAAGGGCCGTTTGGGACATGGAAGACCGATTATGGTATTGCTCCATACCGGAATGGGCTATGGTGTCGACTTCATGATGGGCAGCCACAAATGGCACGGTGTAGCGCCGAACGACGAGCAATTGGCGGCGGCACTGGCTCAGCTGGAAGAAACTTTGGGAGATTATTAATACCGGACCGGCGGTGATGCGCGGTTTTATAAACAGATATATCAAAAATGAAAAAATACACCTTCACTGAGAAGAAAGATACCCGTTCGGGTTTCGGTGCCGGAATGCAGGTGCTGGGACAACAAAATCCTGACGTTGTGGCGCTTTGCGCCGACCTCGTCGGTTCCTTGAAACTGGATGCGTTCATCAAGGAAAACCCCGAGCGTTTTATCCAATGCGGTATTTCCGAAGCGAATATGATCGGTGTTTCAGCCGGTTTGACGATCGGAGGTAAAATCCCTTTCGCGACTACCTTCGCAAACTTCGCAACGGGCCGTGTTTACGACCAGATCCGTCAGAGCGTGGCATATTCGGGCAAAAATGTAAAAATTTGCGCTTCACACGCAGGTTTGACACTCGGCGAAGACGGTGCTACCCACCAGATCCTCGAAGACATCGGTATGATGAAAATGCTTCCGGGCATGACCGTCATTAACCCGTGCGATTATAACCAAACCAAAGCGGCTACCATCGCATTGGCGGACCACGAAGGTCCTGCTTACCTGCGTTTCGGCCGCCCGGTGATCCCCGTTTTCACTGATCCCGATCAGAAGTTCGAAATCGGTAAGGCATGGATGGTGAACGAAGGAACCGATGTGAGTATTTTCGCAACCGGCCACATGGTATGGGAGGCGATCCAGGCTGGCGAAATTCTCGAAGCAGAGGGGATCAATGCCGAGATCATCAATATCCACACCATCAAACCCCTGGACGAAGAAGCGATCCTGAAATCGGTGGCGAAAACAGGTTGCGTGGTGACAGCCGAGGAACACAACCGCATCGGCGGCCTGGGCGACAGCGTTGCGCAGGTGTTGGTTAAGAACAAGCTCGTTCCGCAAGAATATGTGGCCGTGAACGACAGTTTCGGCGAAAGCGGTACACCAGCGCAATTGCTCCAAAAATACGGTCTGGATGCGAAGCACATCGTAGAAGCAGCCAAACGCGCCATCGCGAGGAAATAATAGAAAAATAATCCAATCCCCGATTCCCATTCCCCTTTTCCCGTCGACTCAAGTCGACGGAATCGGATTAAAAAGGCATCTTGCGTATTTTTGCGGGACGACATCTCAAAAATGCATCGCCTTGCCGTCGACTTAAGTCGACGGGAATTGATTAGAGATTAGATAAGATTGATCAAATCTGAATATTGATCAAATCAGATTAATCAATAGATTAGATTGAGCTCTGAGAGTGCAAAATGCCATTTTTGCTATCTCAGAGCTCTGTTATTTGTCCTGCACGAAAAAATAAACTATTATTGGTCGGCGTTGACTTCGGGCTCAGGTACAGATATTGGTCACGCGGAGTTCTCTGTAAAAAAACGATCAGGTTAATACTGATTAAATGTCCGACGAAGAATTATTATCCCTTTTTGAAAATCCCGAAACGCGGAGGAACGCTTTCAATCAGCTGGTGCGGAAGTACCAGCAAAAAGTATATTGGCTGGTACGCAAGATGGTGGTGGATCATGACGATGCCAACGACATTACCCAGGATGTATTTATCAAGGCATGGTCGGCGCTAGAAAATTTCCGCGGCGATGCGAAATTGTACACCTGGCTATATCGCATCGCAAGCAACGAAGCCATCAATTTTTTGAATAAAAAGCGGCGGAAATATTTCATTCCGATCTACGACGTCGAGAATGAGTTGAGCGAAAAACTGGAAGCCGACCCCGACGTAAGCGGCGACGCCATCCAGCTCAAATTGCAGAAGGCATTATTAAAATTACCAGAAAAGCAAAGATTGGTATTTAACCTCAAATATTTTGAAGAATTGCCCTATGAAGAGATTTCGGAGATTACCGGAACGTCCGTCGGTGCGCTAAAAGCCTCATATCATTGGGCTTCCAAAAAAATTGAGGATTTTTTGAACGACACGGATTAAACTATTTGAAACCACGTTGGTCAAACCTTCACAAGACAGGAAATATAAATTATCATGGACAAAAAACGTATACGGCTGGATGATCTGAAAAGGGAGACGCCCTTTACCGTGCCGGAAGGTTATTTTGACAAGCTGCCTCAGATGATCCAGTCCCGGATTCCGGCAGAGCCCGTTCGCAAACGCCTTGTCAGCTGGTCGTGGCAGCGGTCTGTCGGGCTGGCGGCGGCATCAGCACTGATTCTCGTGCTGGTGTGGGTGACGGTACCCGAGCGCCAGGGATCGCTGGGGCAAGAGCCTTTGAGCGGCATCAGCAACGCCTCTATCATCAGTTACCTGGAAGAGCAGGACATTAGTTATTACGATTTAAGCGAGCACAAAGTGGTTCAGAAAGCATTTGAATCCGATTCGACTGTGCTGAACTACCTGGATGGCCTGGACGACGATTTTCTTCGCCAGCAGTTGGAGGAAAACATGGTTGCCCCGGACAAGATTTGACCCTAACGAACAATCGAAATGAACTTACAATCTAAATTGAAGCGGTATCGGAACACTTTTGCTCTTTTGCTCCTGTTCATTGGCGCTATATCGACAGCCCAGGCCCAGCGCCGTTCCGAGGAAGAAATAAAACGCATTCAGGACGCCAAGGTGGCGATTATTACCAACCGCCTCAACCTGACACCCGAGCAATCGACGGGTTTCTGGCCCATGTACAACGAATATGCGCAGAAAAGGCGGGAAATCCATCGGGCACAGCGCAAGATCATCAATGATAAAAAAGCAGAAGGCCAGAACGACGAGGCCGTGCTCGACAACCTGAAAGAAGTCCAGGAACTCCGTCAGAAGGAGCTCGATCTGGAAAAGGAATATCAAAACAAGTTTTTAAAAGTAATAACGGCCAGCCAGGTGATTGAGCTGTACAAGGCGGAGCGGACGTTTAACGACATGCTGATACAGCGGTTGAAGCAGAAGAACTAAGTAGCCTGCTTATCGACTTATTACATATTAAAGGCCCGCGTCCATTCCGGAGGCGGGCCTTCGCTTTTGAGTTATGTAACTGTTTAATGCGCTCCCACAGCTTCCACTTCGCCGATACCCCGCGTTTCCACGGTGATATTGCGCAGTGGCGCCTGATGTTTTTTGAAATCGTTGATGATTTCGAGTACATCGTAATCGATATTCATCGACTTGCTGCCGTCGATCACGACAGTGGCGCCGTCGGGGAGGTTGTCCAGCGTGGCGCTAATGCTTCCCTTGTTAAGGAATGTAACTTCCTCTGAAAGCAACAGCGTGATTACCTCGCCGTCGCGGTGCTCTTCTTTGATATAGTGGTAAGAATGCTTGTGGTTCTTTTTTAGGATGAAATAGATAGCCACTACCATTCCAATGCCGATACCTTTCAGCAAATCGGTGCTCAGGATCGCGATGATTGTCACTACAAACGGAATGAATTGTTCGAGGCCCAGCTTGTACATTCCCTTGAACAGCTCGAATTTAGCCAGCTTATAACCTACCATCAGCAATATCGCCGCCAGCGACGCAAGCGGGATGTAGTTGAGGTATCTGGCAATAAGAACAGCCGAAATGAGCAGAATAGTACCGTGGATTATCGTACTCAGCCTGGTCCTGCCTCCTGAATCGATATTGGCGGAGCTACGCACGATTACCTGCGTCACAGGCAACCCGCCCAGCAAACCCGATACCATATTGCCCGTTCCTTGCGCGATCAGCTCGCGGTTGGTGGGCGTGGTGCGCTTAAACGGGTCAAGGCGGTCGGTGGCTTCTACGGAAAGCAGTGTTTCAAGGCTGGCAACAATGGCCAGTGTCAATGCCACGGTGTAAACCTCAGGCTTGCTGAATGCGGAAAAATCGGGTGTTTTGAAGAAGCTGAAAAACTCGGCGGCGCTCGAAGCAACCGGAAGCTGCACCATATGCTCGCCGCTCAACGCCCACTGCGGTGCCACAGAACCAAACACAAGGTTCAGGATCACACCGGTAATCACGACGAACAAAGCACCGGGAATGTACCGGAACAACTGTATTTTCTTCATGAACGGCTTATCGAACAGGATCAGCATTGCGAGCGAAATCGCCGAAATGATGATTGCACCCGTGCTGTTGTACCGGAGCGAGTAATAAACCTCCGTGAAGGTATTACGGCCGTCTTTTTGCGCAAACGCCTCGTCGCCCATGAAATCGGCATCATAGCCTAATGCATGTGGTATTTCTTTCAAAATCAATGTGATACCAATCGCTGCGAGCATTCCCTTGATTACCGATGAAGGGAAATAGTAGCCGATAATGCCGGCTTTGAGAAAACCGGCGATGATCTGCAATAGCCCCGCGAGTACCACCGCAAGCAAAAAAGCCTCGAAGCTGCCCAGGGTATCGAGCGCATTGAGTACAATCACAACCAGACCCGCTGCCGGACCTGCCACACCCAGGGAGGAGCCGCTCAGCGAGCCTACTACGATTCCGCCTACGATGCCGGCGATCACTCCCGAAAACAGGAGATCGGAACGCCCGGTCGAGGCCAGCGCAATGCCGAGGCATAACGGCAGCGCTACCAGGGATACGACAAGCCCGGAAGGTAAATCGTATTTGATATTGGCGAACAGACTTTTATTATTCAATGACATACGATTGATTCAGTAAGGATCATTAATTGGATTACTCGTAATGCAGAACCGCCGTTCAGACAAGGTGCGGTATCTCCGAGACGGTACACGTCTTCGACGTAATTGGTGTCGTCGATCGTCACGTCCATGTCTTTCAGAATGCCGTTGCTGATATCGTATACGACGCCGTGCAGTTGCAGTTTCCTGCCGTTCGCCCAGGCGGTTTGGACGATGGTCGTTTTGGCAAGGTCGCGTACCTGTTCCTGGACGTTGATCTCGACAAAGCGGTCGGCCCGTTCTTTGGGATCTTCAATGGCATTCAGCTCTTGCGCATGGAGGCGGTACACGTCTTTGATGTGGCGCAGCCAGTTATCGATGAGGCCCACCTGCTTGTTGCCCATCGCCGTAATTACGCCTCCGCAGCCATAATGTCCGCAGACGAGGATATGCTCCACACCGAGCACGTTTACCGAATAATCGAGCACACTAAGCATGCTGATGTCCGTGTGGATCACCATATTGGCGATATTGCGGTGTACGAAAATATCGCCGGGCTGGGTGCCGGTAAGCTGGTTAGCAGGCACACGGCTATCGGAGCAGCCGATCCAGAGAAATTTGGGCGACTGGCCTTTTGCCAGGTTCGAGAAGAATTCGGGGTTCTCCTTTGTTGTTTCTTCCGCCCACTTTTTGTTGTTTTCGAATAACTGTTTATAAGCCCTTATCATGATTTCTTGATTAGAATATTGGAATAAATAATAGAGGAACATGCCGGGTTTGAACGTGGAGAAGCCACATTAACGCTGGATCGGCAGTAACTCGAACTCAAATATTACGTGAAGAGATCAGATAAGCTCCGGAGGCGGGGAGAGGAGATTACGGTAAATTTCGTTGTCGAAATTGGCAGTGTAGAAGAATAAGCTTTTGACCGGTATCAAGGTTACGGAACGGTCAAACTGGACGTTATGTGAAATGAGCAGCTGGTCGTCGTTCAGCTTTTCGACCTCTGTTTTCTCTTCGTTGTCACAGGCACCGGTATCACACACCACAGACGACTTTTCCTTCGGCAGCAATAAGCTGGCGACATCTGTGGCTTTACAGATGAGAAAGGCCGTAAGCAGTATAAGACAAAGCGTTCTGAACACGTGAAAACAGTTTTTTAGAGTCAAAGTAACACTTAACGCGTCTAAAACGTTCGTTAAGTTACATTTTAGTATAAACTGAAATGAATTTTGCATTAAGTATTCAACCGGAAACAAACAAAAAAGGGTCGTATAAACAACCCTTACTTATTTGCTTTCCATTGCTTTTCATTGTTCTCCAGCCAACGCCCCACCAGGAACGCACTGCTCAGCAGAACGATGTAAAAAACAATCATAATAATGGTCATCGTCATAGTTGTACTCGATTTTAATGCGATGTAGGATACGCAAAGATAGCTAAAAATGCCACACAGGCCCACTGTTTGAGAAAAAATTACAGCACTCCTTTCGTGGAAGGCATGAAATCCAGCGCTTTAAGGTCACGTCTGACTGCCATTTTGATAGCTTTCGCAAAGGCCTTGAAGATCGATTCGATTTTGTGGTGCTCGTTCTGGCCTTCTACCTTGATATTCAGGTTGGAGAGCGAAGTGTCCGAGAATGACTTAAAAAAAGTGGAAGAACATTTCCGTCGGCATTTCCCCGATCTTCTCTCTCTTAAACTCGGCATCCCAAACGATCCATGGCCGGCCGGAGAAATCGATTGCTACCTGTGCCAGTGCCTCATCCATGGGCAACAAAAAACCATAACGGCTGATGCCCCGTTTGTCGCCGATGGCCTGGCGGTATGCTTCTCCGAGTGCGAGAGCGGTGTCTTCGATGGTATGGTGCTCGTCAATGTGTAAATCGCCATCGACGTGAATCGACAGGTCTGCACCGGAATGGCGGGCCAGCTGGTCGAGCATATGGTCGAAGAAACCGAGGCCGGTGTGAATGTCCGAGCGGCCGCTGCCATCGAGGTTCAGTTCCACCCTGATTTGCGTTTCCTTCGTGTTCCTTTCCACGGATGCCTTGCGGGAAGGAAGTTTCAAATGCTCGTAAATCGCATCCCAGTCGCTGGTGACCAATGCGGTGGTTTCGTTCATTTGATCGGAAAGACCTTCTTCCGGCAGTTGGGAACGGAAAAGGATCGCTTTGGCACCGAGGTTCACCGCCAGTTGCACGTCGGTAAGGCGGTCGCCGATGACGTAGCTGTTGGCCAGATCATATTCACTGGAGAAGTAGGCCGTCAGCATGCCGATACCCGGCTTCCGGGTCGGCAGGTTATCCTCGGGAAAGCTGCGGTCAATATGGATTTCGGCAAAACGAATGCCTTCGCCTTCGAGCGTTTTCAGCATTTTATTCTGGGCCGGCCAGAAAGTGTCTTCGGGAAAGGAACTGGTGCCAAGGCCGTCCTGGTTGGTGACCATTACGAGCTCATAATCGGTTTCTTCCGCTATTTTGCGCAATGCGGAAATAGCTTTCGGCAGGAATTCGAGCTTTTCCAGGGAATCGACCTGAAAGTCGGTGGGGGGCTCGACGATGATCGTCCCGTCGCGATCGATAAATAGTACTTTTTTCATTAACAGATTAGGATTACAAGCACCCTGCCGGAATTCCGCAGCGCTTTTTCAGCGCAAAGTTCGCAAAGAATGCCTAATAGAAAAGCAGTTGGGCGTGAATAATGCCCCGCGCGGGAATTTTGCGGAGTGGGAGAGCGGTTAGGAAATTGTAACTTTGCATTATAATCCGATATTAAAATGTTTACAGGAATCGTAGAAGCAATCGCCGAAGTGGTGAATGTCGAAATGGAAGGGACCAACAGGACCTTTACGTTTCGTACTGCCATTGCCAATGAGTTTAAGATAGACCAAAGTGTGAGCCATAATGGGGTTTGCCTCACCGTAGTCGCCGTGGATGGCAACGATTACAAGGTAACCGCCATCGAAGAAACTCTTTTAAAAACCAATCTCGGAGAGCTTACCGTGGGCAGTAAGGTAAACCTGGAGCGCTGTATGCCGGCCAATGGCCGTTTCGACGGGCATATCGTGCAGGGACATGTCGATCAGACGGCCACATGCACGCAGGTGCAGGAGCGCGACGGAAGCTGGTTGTTCGATTTCCGATATGACGCTTCTACGGGCAACATTACGGTCGAAAAAGGTTCGATTTGCATTAATGGCGTGAGTCTTACCGTTTTCAATTCGGGAGAGAATACATTTCGCGTCGCGATTATTCCTTACACCTATAACTTTACCAATTTCCATTCGTTGAAAACAGGGGATTCAGTGAACCTCGAATTTGATATTCTGGGTAAATACATTA harbors:
- a CDS encoding M23 family metallopeptidase, with product MRHYFRAFVRSGLFALGLAGVAQVSLAQKQSYPKGYYQFPIRPGLPNSLAGGLGDLRSNHFHAGLDIRTQQREGLPVYAAAEGYVYKVAVQRTGYGNVIYLRHPNGQTTVYGHLLKFSDPLASWVRQEQYKKQTFEIDLFPEAGRFTFRKGEVIALSGNTGGSAGPHLHFEVRDSKDNYLNPLYFGFNEIKDVTPPKFVSLAIRPLDINGRVNGQFDRRVYTPVKLKDGTWRLQEPVSATGIVGLDLIAYDQMTGTGFRYGLQCIEIKMDGQEVFSYNIEVFPNASTRDYNNLIDYETEQATGQRFLKCYVPDGNRFNLYKTNAINGKLNIADTLSHEVKVRISDSYENFSELVFTIKGEVQNQPLPVFNTEVNPEYVQTEVRENTLVVKAKYYRSQEPLAIFYVKGKEEKKAPNLYAGESAVFLADLREQMPDSVKIGSTTVKTFLRSRILPGVATSFAEEKWSVDFNNTSLFDTLFLMGQRNFNALTINNRGTALNDYIHVTFTPEKAPEDKSRTYVYRYLNGDYRFLGGEWDGDRIRFDTRELGTFVIQQDTVPPRVRVIEHSRHRIRGYVGDGLSGIANFKALVNGEWFLLNYDFKKGYIWSEKLDDSRPFEGELVLEVTDRAGNSTILRTELVDLVVKPKKTRKRRR
- the bcp gene encoding thioredoxin-dependent thiol peroxidase produces the protein MGLQIGDPAPAFSVKDQDGKEVKLSDLKGEKVVLYFYPKDNTPTCTNQACNIRDNYGALLKKGYKVFGVSPDSEKSHQRFIKKYGLPFPLLADADHKMAEAYGVWGEKTLFGRTYMGVLRTTFVINKKGIIEEIISKVESSKHTDQILGKTE
- a CDS encoding transketolase; translation: MEIEQLEKVASQVRRDIVRMVHGCQSGHPGGSLGCTELLVALYFERMKLKEQDGKVVFDMNGRDEDLFFLSNGHISPVWYSVLARRGYFPVSELATFRKLDSRLQGHPTTHEHLEGIRIASGSLGQGLSVALGAATAKKLNNDKGIVYVLMGDGEQQEGQVWEAATFAPHHQVDNLIAFIDLNGQQIDGPTVKVMNNRDLGAKYEAFGWEVISIEEGNDMAAVLKGLYEAKGRLGHGRPIMVLLHTGMGYGVDFMMGSHKWHGVAPNDEQLAAALAQLEETLGDY
- a CDS encoding transketolase C-terminal domain-containing protein yields the protein MKKYTFTEKKDTRSGFGAGMQVLGQQNPDVVALCADLVGSLKLDAFIKENPERFIQCGISEANMIGVSAGLTIGGKIPFATTFANFATGRVYDQIRQSVAYSGKNVKICASHAGLTLGEDGATHQILEDIGMMKMLPGMTVINPCDYNQTKAATIALADHEGPAYLRFGRPVIPVFTDPDQKFEIGKAWMVNEGTDVSIFATGHMVWEAIQAGEILEAEGINAEIINIHTIKPLDEEAILKSVAKTGCVVTAEEHNRIGGLGDSVAQVLVKNKLVPQEYVAVNDSFGESGTPAQLLQKYGLDAKHIVEAAKRAIARK
- a CDS encoding sigma-70 family RNA polymerase sigma factor translates to MSDEELLSLFENPETRRNAFNQLVRKYQQKVYWLVRKMVVDHDDANDITQDVFIKAWSALENFRGDAKLYTWLYRIASNEAINFLNKKRRKYFIPIYDVENELSEKLEADPDVSGDAIQLKLQKALLKLPEKQRLVFNLKYFEELPYEEISEITGTSVGALKASYHWASKKIEDFLNDTD
- a CDS encoding SulP family inorganic anion transporter, which produces MSLNNKSLFANIKYDLPSGLVVSLVALPLCLGIALASTGRSDLLFSGVIAGIVGGIVVGSLSGSSLGVAGPAAGLVVIVLNALDTLGSFEAFLLAVVLAGLLQIIAGFLKAGIIGYYFPSSVIKGMLAAIGITLILKEIPHALGYDADFMGDEAFAQKDGRNTFTEVYYSLRYNSTGAIIISAISLAMLILFDKPFMKKIQLFRYIPGALFVVITGVILNLVFGSVAPQWALSGEHMVQLPVASSAAEFFSFFKTPDFSAFSKPEVYTVALTLAIVASLETLLSVEATDRLDPFKRTTPTNRELIAQGTGNMVSGLLGGLPVTQVIVRSSANIDSGGRTRLSTIIHGTILLISAVLIARYLNYIPLASLAAILLMVGYKLAKFELFKGMYKLGLEQFIPFVVTIIAILSTDLLKGIGIGMVVAIYFILKKNHKHSYHYIKEEHRDGEVITLLLSEEVTFLNKGSISATLDNLPDGATVVIDGSKSMNIDYDVLEIINDFKKHQAPLRNITVETRGIGEVEAVGAH
- the can gene encoding carbonate dehydratase, with translation MIRAYKQLFENNKKWAEETTKENPEFFSNLAKGQSPKFLWIGCSDSRVPANQLTGTQPGDIFVHRNIANMVIHTDISMLSVLDYSVNVLGVEHILVCGHYGCGGVITAMGNKQVGLIDNWLRHIKDVYRLHAQELNAIEDPKERADRFVEINVQEQVRDLAKTTIVQTAWANGRKLQLHGVVYDISNGILKDMDVTIDDTNYVEDVYRLGDTAPCLNGGSALRVIQLMILTESIVCH
- a CDS encoding riboflavin synthase — its product is MFTGIVEAIAEVVNVEMEGTNRTFTFRTAIANEFKIDQSVSHNGVCLTVVAVDGNDYKVTAIEETLLKTNLGELTVGSKVNLERCMPANGRFDGHIVQGHVDQTATCTQVQERDGSWLFDFRYDASTGNITVEKGSICINGVSLTVFNSGENTFRVAIIPYTYNFTNFHSLKTGDSVNLEFDILGKYIKRILGSYAV